Proteins co-encoded in one Paraburkholderia terrae genomic window:
- a CDS encoding homocysteine S-methyltransferase family protein produces the protein MNQPVTSAPSAASPRAAYTRGATLPALLESRILILDGAMGTMIQRYKLDEAAYRGERFKDYARDIKGNNELLSITQPQIISEIHEQYLAAGADIIETNTFGATTVAQADYGMEDLAVEMNRESAKLARAACDKYSTPDKPRFVAGAIGPTPKTASISPDVNDPGARNVTFDELRTAYYEQAKALLEGGADLFLVETIFDTLNAKAALFALDELFEDTGERLPIMISGTVTDASGRILSGQTVEAFWNSLRHAKPLTFGLNCALGAALMRPYIAELAKLCDTYVSCYPNAGLPNPMSDTGFDELPADTSGLLKEFAQAGLVNIAGGCCGTTPEHIAAIAKALNDVKPRKWPSQYRDAA, from the coding sequence ATGAACCAGCCCGTCACGTCAGCCCCGTCAGCCGCCAGCCCCCGTGCCGCGTATACGCGCGGCGCGACCCTGCCCGCGTTGCTCGAATCGCGCATCCTGATTCTGGACGGCGCGATGGGCACGATGATCCAGCGCTACAAGCTCGACGAAGCCGCCTATCGTGGCGAGCGCTTCAAGGACTACGCGCGCGACATCAAGGGCAACAACGAACTGCTGTCCATCACGCAGCCGCAGATCATCAGCGAGATTCACGAGCAGTATCTGGCGGCGGGCGCGGACATCATCGAGACGAACACGTTCGGCGCGACGACCGTCGCGCAGGCCGACTACGGCATGGAAGATCTCGCCGTCGAAATGAACCGCGAGTCCGCGAAGCTCGCTCGCGCCGCATGCGACAAATACTCGACTCCCGACAAGCCGCGCTTCGTCGCGGGCGCGATCGGACCGACGCCGAAGACGGCGAGCATTTCGCCCGACGTGAACGATCCGGGCGCGCGCAACGTCACGTTCGACGAACTGCGCACGGCGTACTACGAGCAGGCGAAAGCGCTGCTGGAAGGCGGCGCGGACCTGTTCCTCGTCGAAACGATCTTCGACACGCTGAATGCGAAGGCCGCGCTGTTCGCGCTGGATGAACTCTTCGAAGACACGGGCGAGCGCCTGCCCATCATGATTTCGGGCACGGTGACGGACGCATCGGGACGCATTCTGTCGGGACAGACGGTCGAGGCTTTCTGGAACTCGCTGCGTCATGCAAAGCCGCTGACGTTCGGCCTGAACTGCGCGCTCGGCGCGGCGCTGATGCGCCCGTACATCGCGGAGCTGGCGAAGCTGTGTGACACGTATGTGTCGTGCTATCCCAACGCCGGTCTGCCGAATCCGATGAGCGATACGGGCTTCGACGAACTGCCCGCCGATACCTCGGGCCTCCTGAAGGAGTTCGCGCAAGCGGGCCTCGTGAACATCGCGGGCGGCTGCTGCGGCACGACGCCGGAGCACATCGCAGCAATTGCGAAAGCACTGAACGACGTGAAGCCGCGCAAGTGGCCGAGCCAGTATCGCGACGCCGCGTGA
- the metH gene encoding methionine synthase, protein MTDHTMRLSGLEPFNVTSGTLFINVGERTNVTGSKAFARMILNGQFDEALAVARQQVENGAQVIDVNMDEAMLDSKAAMVRFMNLIASEPDIARVPIMIDSSKWEVIEAGLKCVQGKAIVNSISLKEGEESFRHHANLIRRYGAAAVVMAFDEQGQADTFKRKTEICKRSYDILVNEVGFPPEDIIFDPNIFAIATGIEEHNNYAVDFINATRWIKQNLPYAKVSGGVSNVSFSFRGNDPVREAIHTVFLYHAIQAGMDMGIVNAGQLGVYADLDADLRERVEDVVLNRRDDGTDRLLESADKFKTGAAKKEENLEWRNQPVEKRLAHALVLGITNFIVEDTEEARAKIMDGGGRPINVIEGPLMDGMNVVGDLFGQGKMFLPQVVKSARVMKQAVAHLIPFIEEEKRQLAEAGGDVRAKGKIVIATVKGDVHDIGKNIVSVVLQCNNFEVVNMGVMVPCNEILAKAKVEGADIIGLSGLITPSLEEMAYVASEMQRDDYFRVKKIPLLIGGATTSRVHTAVKIAPHYEGPVVYVPDASRSVSVASNLLSDEGATKYLDELKSDYDRIRDQHANKKALPLVTIAEARANKAKLDWSAYQPVKPKFIGRRVFKNFDLSELANYIDWGPFFQTWDLAGPYPAILNDEIVGESARRVFSDAKSMLARLIQGRWLTANGVIALLPANTVNDDDIEIYTDESRTEVALTWRNVRQQSVRPVVDGVMRPNRSLADFIAPKDSGVADYIGMFAVTAGLGVDVKEKQFEQDHDDYSAIMLKALADRFAEAFAEAMHARVRRDLWGYANSETLSNEELIGEKYRGIRPAPGYPACPDHLVKRDMFDVLQAGEIGMSVTESLAMLPAASVSGFYLAHPDSTYFSVGKIGQDQLEDYAQRMSLSKADAQRALAPLL, encoded by the coding sequence ATGACCGATCACACGATGCGCCTTTCCGGCCTGGAGCCGTTCAACGTCACTTCGGGGACGCTCTTCATCAACGTTGGCGAACGCACCAACGTGACGGGCTCGAAGGCATTCGCGCGGATGATTCTGAACGGCCAGTTCGACGAAGCGCTGGCCGTCGCGCGCCAGCAGGTCGAGAACGGCGCGCAGGTCATCGACGTCAACATGGACGAAGCGATGCTCGATTCGAAAGCGGCGATGGTGCGCTTCATGAATCTGATCGCGTCGGAGCCGGACATCGCGCGTGTGCCGATCATGATCGACTCGTCGAAGTGGGAAGTGATCGAAGCGGGTCTGAAGTGCGTGCAAGGCAAGGCGATCGTCAACTCGATCTCGCTGAAGGAAGGCGAAGAAAGCTTCCGCCATCACGCGAACCTGATTCGCCGCTACGGCGCGGCTGCCGTCGTGATGGCGTTCGATGAGCAAGGCCAGGCCGACACGTTCAAGCGCAAGACGGAAATCTGCAAGCGCTCGTACGACATTCTCGTCAATGAAGTCGGCTTCCCGCCCGAAGACATCATCTTCGACCCGAACATCTTCGCGATCGCGACGGGTATCGAAGAGCACAACAACTACGCCGTCGACTTCATCAATGCAACGCGCTGGATCAAGCAGAACCTGCCGTATGCGAAGGTGAGCGGCGGCGTGTCGAACGTGTCGTTCTCGTTCCGCGGCAATGACCCGGTGCGCGAAGCGATTCACACCGTGTTCCTCTACCACGCGATTCAGGCGGGCATGGACATGGGCATCGTCAACGCGGGCCAGTTGGGCGTGTACGCGGACCTCGACGCCGATCTGCGCGAGCGCGTCGAAGACGTCGTGCTGAATCGCCGCGACGACGGCACCGACCGTCTGCTCGAAAGCGCCGACAAGTTCAAGACGGGCGCAGCGAAGAAAGAAGAGAACCTCGAATGGCGCAATCAGCCTGTCGAGAAGCGTCTCGCGCATGCGCTCGTGCTTGGCATCACGAACTTCATCGTTGAAGACACGGAAGAGGCGCGCGCCAAGATCATGGACGGCGGCGGCCGCCCGATCAACGTGATCGAAGGGCCGTTGATGGACGGCATGAACGTCGTCGGCGATCTGTTCGGCCAGGGCAAGATGTTCCTGCCGCAAGTCGTGAAGTCGGCGCGCGTGATGAAACAGGCCGTCGCTCACCTGATTCCGTTCATCGAAGAAGAGAAGCGCCAGCTTGCCGAAGCGGGCGGCGACGTGCGCGCGAAGGGCAAGATCGTCATCGCGACCGTGAAGGGCGACGTACACGATATCGGCAAGAACATTGTCTCCGTGGTGCTTCAGTGCAATAACTTCGAAGTGGTCAACATGGGCGTGATGGTCCCGTGCAACGAGATTCTCGCGAAGGCGAAAGTCGAAGGTGCGGACATCATCGGGCTGTCGGGGCTGATCACGCCGTCACTTGAAGAAATGGCGTACGTTGCCTCGGAAATGCAGCGCGACGACTACTTCCGCGTGAAGAAGATTCCGCTGCTGATCGGCGGCGCGACGACTTCGCGTGTGCATACTGCCGTGAAGATCGCGCCGCATTACGAAGGCCCTGTCGTCTACGTGCCGGATGCGTCGCGCTCGGTGTCGGTTGCATCGAACCTCTTGTCCGACGAAGGCGCGACAAAGTATCTCGACGAACTGAAGTCCGACTACGACCGCATCCGCGATCAGCACGCGAACAAGAAGGCGCTGCCTCTCGTCACGATCGCCGAAGCGCGCGCGAACAAGGCGAAGCTCGACTGGAGCGCCTATCAGCCGGTGAAGCCGAAGTTCATCGGCCGGCGCGTGTTCAAGAACTTCGATCTGAGCGAACTCGCGAACTATATCGACTGGGGCCCGTTCTTCCAGACGTGGGATCTCGCAGGTCCGTATCCCGCGATTCTGAACGACGAGATCGTCGGCGAATCGGCGCGGCGCGTGTTCTCGGATGCGAAGTCGATGCTCGCGCGTCTGATCCAGGGCCGCTGGCTGACGGCGAACGGCGTGATCGCGCTGTTGCCCGCCAACACGGTCAACGACGACGACATCGAAATCTACACGGACGAGTCGCGCACCGAAGTCGCGCTGACGTGGCGCAACGTGCGTCAGCAAAGCGTGCGCCCCGTGGTGGACGGCGTGATGCGTCCGAACCGCTCGCTTGCCGACTTCATCGCGCCGAAGGATTCGGGCGTCGCCGACTACATCGGCATGTTCGCGGTCACGGCCGGCCTCGGCGTCGACGTGAAGGAAAAGCAGTTCGAGCAGGATCACGACGATTACAGCGCGATCATGCTGAAGGCGCTCGCCGACCGCTTCGCTGAAGCCTTCGCCGAAGCAATGCACGCGCGCGTGCGCCGTGACCTGTGGGGCTATGCGAACAGCGAAACCCTGTCGAACGAAGAACTGATCGGCGAGAAGTATCGCGGCATCCGTCCCGCGCCGGGCTATCCGGCGTGCCCGGATCACCTCGTCAAGCGCGACATGTTCGACGTCCTGCAAGCGGGCGAGATCGGCATGAGCGTCACCGAATCCCTCGCGATGCTGCCCGCTGCGAGCGTCTCCGGCTTCTACCTCGCGCATCCCGACAGCACGTATTTCTCGGTGGGCAAGATCGGCCAGGATCAGCTGGAGGACTACGCGCAACGCATGTCGCTGTCGAAGGCGGATGCCCAACGCGCGCTCGCGCCGTTGCTGTAA
- a CDS encoding DUF1840 domain-containing protein yields MLITFKCRSAPDVVMLENLAQYLLGIIGKRLGARGVINHDELGVVISKLEAAIVTDKQERAEHEGHFHEGEEGHEHHELPIGLAQRAYPFLDMLRAAQKENTDIVWGL; encoded by the coding sequence ATGTTGATTACTTTCAAATGCCGCTCCGCCCCCGATGTGGTGATGCTGGAGAATCTCGCCCAATATTTGCTGGGTATCATCGGCAAGCGGCTCGGCGCACGCGGCGTGATCAATCACGACGAACTGGGCGTGGTGATCTCGAAGCTCGAAGCGGCGATCGTTACCGACAAGCAGGAGCGCGCCGAGCATGAAGGCCACTTCCACGAAGGGGAAGAGGGCCACGAGCACCACGAGCTTCCGATTGGTCTCGCGCAACGGGCGTATCCGTTCCTCGACATGCTGCGCGCGGCGCAGAAGGAAAATACGGATATCGTCTGGGGCCTCTGA
- the argS gene encoding arginine--tRNA ligase, whose amino-acid sequence MLPAHKHTLETLLTDVVKQVAQATQGESEAAFIAPAITLERPKVAAHGDIACNVAMQLAKPLRANPRQLAQQIVDALLAHPLAKGLVESAEVAGPGFINLRLSAASKQAVIAAVFEQRETFGRSQRDAGKHVLVEFVSANPTGPLHVGHGRQAALGDATSNVLASQGYDVHREFYYNDAGVQIGNLAISTQARARGLKPGDAGWPEAAYNGEYIADIARDYLNGETVSASDGEPVKGTGDVEDLDAIRRFAVAYLRHEQDMDLQAFGVKFDQYYLESSLYKEGRVEKTVNELIAAGKTYEQEGALWLRTTDDGDDKDRVMRKSDGTYTYFVPDVAYHETKWERGFTKVINIQGSDHHGTIARVRAGLQGLGVGIPKGYPDYVLHKMVTVMRDGQEVKISKRAGSYVTVRDLIEWSGGALPGQEASPDLLDEETIRRGRDAVRFFLISRKADTEFVFDVDLALKQNDENPVYYVQYAHARICSVINEWKSRYGADEAVLPSVDLSPLDSERAMALLQKLAEYPDMLTHAADELAPHAVAFYLRDLAGEFHSFYNAERVLVDDEAPRNARIALLAATRQVLANGLAVIGVSAPAKM is encoded by the coding sequence ATGCTGCCTGCACACAAACACACTCTCGAAACCCTGTTGACCGACGTGGTCAAGCAGGTCGCCCAGGCGACGCAAGGTGAATCCGAAGCCGCGTTCATCGCGCCCGCCATCACGCTCGAACGGCCGAAGGTTGCCGCGCACGGCGACATCGCGTGCAACGTCGCGATGCAGCTGGCCAAGCCGCTGCGTGCGAACCCGCGCCAGCTCGCGCAGCAGATCGTCGATGCGCTGCTCGCGCATCCGCTCGCCAAAGGCCTCGTCGAGAGCGCCGAAGTGGCGGGGCCGGGCTTCATCAACCTGCGTCTGTCGGCGGCTTCCAAGCAGGCCGTGATCGCCGCCGTGTTCGAGCAGCGCGAAACCTTCGGCCGCTCGCAGCGCGACGCAGGCAAGCACGTGCTGGTCGAGTTCGTCTCGGCCAATCCGACCGGCCCGCTGCACGTCGGCCACGGCCGCCAGGCCGCGCTCGGCGATGCGACGTCGAACGTGCTCGCGTCGCAAGGCTACGACGTGCATCGCGAGTTCTACTACAACGACGCTGGCGTGCAGATCGGCAATCTCGCCATTTCGACGCAGGCGCGCGCCCGCGGCCTGAAGCCGGGCGACGCAGGCTGGCCCGAAGCCGCGTACAACGGCGAATACATCGCCGACATCGCGCGCGACTATCTGAACGGCGAGACCGTCTCGGCCAGCGACGGCGAACCCGTCAAGGGCACGGGCGACGTCGAAGATCTCGATGCGATCCGCCGTTTCGCCGTCGCGTATCTGCGTCATGAGCAGGATATGGACCTGCAGGCGTTCGGCGTGAAGTTCGACCAGTATTACCTCGAATCGTCGCTGTACAAGGAAGGCCGCGTCGAGAAGACCGTGAACGAACTGATCGCGGCCGGCAAGACTTACGAGCAGGAAGGCGCGCTGTGGCTGCGCACCACCGACGACGGCGACGACAAGGACCGCGTGATGCGCAAGTCCGACGGCACGTACACGTACTTCGTGCCCGACGTCGCGTATCACGAGACGAAATGGGAGCGCGGCTTCACGAAGGTCATCAACATCCAGGGCTCGGACCACCACGGCACGATCGCGCGCGTGCGCGCCGGGCTGCAGGGTCTTGGCGTCGGCATTCCGAAGGGCTATCCCGACTACGTGCTGCACAAGATGGTCACCGTGATGCGCGACGGCCAGGAAGTGAAAATCTCGAAGCGCGCGGGCAGCTATGTGACGGTGCGCGATCTGATCGAATGGTCGGGCGGCGCGCTGCCGGGCCAGGAAGCCTCGCCCGATCTGCTCGACGAAGAAACGATCCGCCGCGGCCGCGACGCCGTGCGCTTCTTTTTGATCTCGCGCAAGGCCGACACGGAGTTCGTGTTCGACGTCGATCTCGCGCTCAAGCAGAACGACGAGAACCCGGTGTACTACGTGCAGTATGCGCACGCGCGCATCTGCTCGGTGATCAACGAATGGAAGTCGCGCTACGGCGCCGATGAAGCGGTGCTGCCGTCCGTCGATCTGTCGCCGCTCGACAGCGAGCGCGCGATGGCGCTGCTGCAGAAGCTAGCCGAATACCCCGACATGCTCACGCACGCCGCCGACGAGCTCGCGCCGCATGCCGTCGCGTTCTATCTGCGCGACCTCGCAGGCGAATTTCACTCGTTCTACAATGCCGAACGCGTTCTGGTCGACGACGAAGCGCCGCGCAATGCGCGCATCGCGCTGCTCGCAGCGACGCGCCAGGTGCTGGCGAACGGCCTCGCTGTGATCGGTGTGTCGGCACCCGCAAAAATGTAA
- a CDS encoding alpha/beta fold hydrolase, producing the protein MQINVNGIDTRYVLSNEGGGPWLTFIHQLGGDLSIWDQLAGYFRDDYTVLRYDVRGHGQTAVSDKPFRVADLSQDLHMLLDALGVEKTHIVGMSMGGMIAQQFALDNPARIETLTLADTHAATPSDGRAVWEQRAAKARNEGVAALAGATMERWLTAGFRAAHPEVVEPIREVFENTSSEGYAQACIALRDFDARSRLSEIDLPTLTVAGRHDAGTPPAATHEIANAIRNAQFELLDAAHLAPIEQSQRFAALLESFLQKRV; encoded by the coding sequence ATGCAAATCAATGTGAATGGCATCGATACGCGCTACGTCCTGAGCAATGAGGGCGGTGGCCCATGGCTCACGTTCATTCATCAGCTTGGCGGTGATCTGTCGATCTGGGATCAGCTCGCCGGCTATTTTCGTGACGACTACACAGTCTTGCGCTACGACGTGCGCGGGCACGGTCAAACGGCCGTATCAGACAAGCCGTTCCGTGTTGCAGATTTGTCGCAGGATCTACACATGCTGCTAGATGCGCTTGGCGTTGAGAAAACGCATATTGTCGGTATGTCGATGGGCGGGATGATTGCGCAACAGTTCGCGCTGGATAACCCGGCACGCATCGAAACATTGACGCTCGCCGACACGCACGCCGCCACGCCTTCGGACGGCCGTGCCGTATGGGAGCAGCGCGCGGCGAAGGCGCGCAACGAAGGCGTCGCGGCGCTGGCCGGGGCAACGATGGAACGCTGGCTGACGGCGGGTTTTCGCGCCGCGCATCCGGAGGTGGTCGAACCGATTCGGGAGGTATTCGAGAACACTTCGTCTGAAGGTTACGCACAAGCGTGCATTGCGCTGCGCGATTTCGATGCGCGCAGTAGACTGAGCGAGATTGATCTTCCTACTCTCACTGTGGCTGGACGCCACGACGCAGGCACGCCACCTGCTGCTACACATGAAATTGCGAATGCCATCCGGAACGCGCAGTTCGAGTTGCTGGACGCAGCTCACCTCGCGCCGATCGAACAGTCGCAACGTTTCGCCGCTTTGCTGGAATCGTTTTTGCAAAAACGGGTCTAA
- a CDS encoding BTH_I0359 family protein, whose protein sequence is MQMIYNSPNYCVVEFPPQDGHLSMLSGGYEIVDKNTQREIYIDGAMAASFREHVQKLIEDEPTLDEVDEFLGQFDSLMNQPVILH, encoded by the coding sequence ATGCAAATGATCTACAACAGCCCCAACTACTGTGTCGTCGAGTTCCCGCCGCAAGACGGCCATCTCTCGATGCTATCCGGCGGGTATGAGATCGTCGACAAGAACACGCAGCGCGAGATTTACATCGACGGTGCGATGGCAGCCAGTTTTCGCGAACACGTGCAGAAACTGATCGAAGACGAACCGACGCTCGACGAAGTTGACGAGTTTCTCGGTCAATTCGACAGCCTGATGAACCAGCCGGTCATTCTCCACTGA